A segment of the Corylus avellana chromosome ca2, CavTom2PMs-1.0 genome:
ttataaaACCCTCTCAAAGAGTCAAAACCCTTAGACGAGAACTCATCCGAAGGGCCTGAGACTACCAACCCATTGCGTTTTCACACCGTAACCCAAACGATGTCGTTGTCTCGCATCTTCCGCCGCGCTTTCTCCACCTCCGTCGAATCCGACTTCACACCTACCTTGAAATCCATTTCCCGCGATCTCTACCGGGAGCGCAGCCTCAAACAACTCGTCCAGAAGTTCAAGAAATCCTCCGAGATCAAACTGTTCCGCGCCAAAACTAACATATACAGAGACACTGTCCATCGGCTTGCTTCGGCGAAATGCTTCAACTTGATCGAAGAGATCCTCGAACACCAAAAGAAGTACGAGGATATCTCCAAAGAAGGCTTCTCTGCCCGACTTATAAGTCTATACGGGAGATCAGACATGTTCGAGCATGCCCAgaaagtgtttgatgaaatgcaTGACCGGAAGCCTGCGCGCACTGTGTTATCCCTCAATGCGCTCTTGGGGGCGGCTTTGAACTCGAAGAAGTTTGACTTGGTTGGTGGGCTTTTTAAGGAGTTGCCAAAGAAGTTGTCCATTGAACCAGATTTGATTTCGTATAATACGGTTATCAAGGCGTTTTGCGAGATGGGTTCATTTGATTTGGCAATTTCAATGCTTGATGAGATGGAGAAGAAGGGTGTGGAGCCAGATTTGATTACATTCAATACCCTTTTGCATGGGTTATATGGGAAGGGTCAGTTTTTGCATGGTGAAAAGATATGGGATcgaatgaagaagaaaaatgttattctGGATGATAGGAGTTACAATGCAAAGTTGCTTGGATTGGCGTTGGAGAAGAAAACCAAAGAGGCTGTTGAGTTAGTCGAAGAAATGAAGAGTAAGGAAGTCGAACCAAGCCTGTTTAGTTTCACTGCTGTGATTAAAGGATTTGTTAATGAAGGGAACTGGGAGGAAGCTAAGCTGTGGTACAATAAGATAGGGCAGAGCAACCTTGCCCCGGATAGAGTGATTTTCAATATTCTTATTCCCTTTTTTTGTGCGAAGGGTGAGGTGGACCTTGCCTTCGAGCTGTGCAAGGAAATCCTCAAAAGGAAGTTCCTTGTTGATGTTTCGCTATTGCAACTTGTGGTGGATGGACTGGTTAAAGAGTCTAAAATGGAGGAAGCGAAGAAGCTTGTGGAGCTGGGGAAGTTTAATAAGTACGCTCGTTATAGTCTGAAATTGCCCTCAGATGAGTAGTGCAATCGCTTTTTGTTGGTCTTTTGTCCCGTAGGTCAAATGTTTTATGGTACtacaacaaatttcaaaaaggCTGGGGTTTAGTGGGAGCTTGAAAGGTCGAGCTTTTCTTGTTTTAGTCGGAAAATGCAATTGGACAAGTAGCGCAACGGCAATTCTATTCTTAGTTGATCTTGTTTAAGCTATTTATTCTGATAATTTATCTACTGTCTTTTCTTGCTGAAAGTATTTCTGAGCTTGTGCCTCCTCCTCTACCGGTCTTGAACttcttttttgatttcttgtttttttttgggcaagTGATCATGACTAATGAATGGATTCCTGAAGACGGAAGTTTGAGAGATTACTTTGTACGTGGTTTTTAATATCATATGAAAAAACCCTGTTTGTGATTTAATTTGGGAAATAGAATAGCTAGGTCATTCAAAGTGTAACCAAGTACAATCTCAACAGtctctaagaggtagctcaatcggctggagaccacgccttataaagcggaggtctttagttcaaatccccctagcccctcttgtgtgaacatcTCAAAAGTACAGTCTCAACATTGTTGAGAAGGAAGGATGATAAGTACTTAAGCCATCTTGAGTACTCAAGTACTCAAGTTAAGTACTCAAGATGTGCCATTAATGATCTTTATAAGGCAAAATACTCCAATCCCTCTATATGCCATTAATGATCTTTACCTGCATTTACCAGATGTGCAGATTTCCAAGAATTTCGCTGGGTATATTTTGCCAAAAACCCGTTAAACCCTCTTAAAAACCCAAGACTCCCCCTCATTTTCACTCCTTCAGTTCTCTTCCAACCCGAAACCTCCCAACAAGCAAATGATGTCGTTCTCTCGCATTCTCTACCGCTCTTTCTCTACTTTCCCTCAACCGAATTCCACAACTAGCATCAAATCTATTGCCAACGATCTCTACAAAGAACGCAGCCTTGAATGCCTTGTACAGAAGTTCAAGAAGTACTCCGAGCTTAAACGGTTCCGCACCCGAGCTGGAATATACGAAGACACAGTCCGCAAGCTCGCTAAGGCAAAATGCTTCAGATGGATTGAAGAGATCCTTGAAGACCAAAAGAAGTATGAGGATATCTCCAAAGAAGGCTTCTCGATCCGACTCATGTCTTTATATGGAAAAGCAGGCATGTTTGAGCATGCCCATAAAGTGTTCTATGAAATGTCTGACAGGAATTGCAGGTGCACAGTCTTATCCCTCAATGCGCTTTTGGGGGCTTGTGTAAACTCGAAGaagtttgattttgttgaaggGCTTTTTAAGGCGTTACCTAAGAAGTTGTCTATTGAACCGGATTTGATTTCGTACAATACAGTTATTAAGGCATTTTGTCTGATGGGTTCCTTTGATTCAGCGGTTTTGTTGCTTGAAGAGATGGAAAAGAAGGGTTTGGAGCCAGATTTGTTTACATTCAATACCCTTTTGAATGGATTATATGCGAAGGGTCGGGTCTCGGATGGTGAAAAGATATGGGAGCTAATGCAGAAGAAGAATGTTGTCCCTGACATCAGGAGTTACAATGCAAAGTTGCTTGGATTGGCGTTGGACAAGAAAACCAAAGAGGCGATGGAGTTGGTTGAAGAAATGAAGACTAGGGGAGTCAAACCAAACGCATTTAGTTTCAATGCTCTGATTAAAGGATATGTTATTGAGGGGAACTTGGAGGAAGCCAAGTGGTGGTTCGATCACGTGGGGGAGGGCGAGAGTGCCCCTGGTAAAAAGACATTCGAGATAGTTGTCCCCTTCGTTTGTGAGAAGGGTGAGTTGGAGCTTGCCTTTGATCTGTGCAAGGAAATTTTCAAGAGGAAGTTCCTTGTTGATGTTTCGTTATTGCAGCTTGTTGTGAATACACTGGTTAAGGAGTCTAAAATGGAGGAAGCAAAGAAGCTTGTGCAGCTTGGGAAGAGATATAGTTATTGCCGATATGATCTGAAATTGCCGTAGTGCTATGGTTTCCTGTCATTATTTCGTTGCAAAGATCTTTGGTGGAGCTGGTGAAGGCTGAATAATTATTTCCGTTGCACTTTTGTGCTTAGTTAATCCTATTGAAATCTGTTATCAATTCTCTTTTGGGGAACTTGCTTGCTTATCCTTCCTAACCTTTGCTCGATTTACAATGTTCCTCAAATTTACCTTCTCAAGCTACCGAATACTTATACCATCTATcagtattttttattaacttagacGAAAAATGCATTATGTGACCCACAAGTGACATAAAATGTCCATTATGCTAATGGCTTTAGTCTGCTGTGGGCGGTGGGCTGCATGACCCACCCTTGGCCGGGTCTGGCTAGACCTGGCCTGGCCTTGGCCATGGGTGGCCAAACCACAGCCAAGCTGTGGATCgtcaattgttttgttttaataaatatgatatttttgtaattttgaccTATAATCATTCTTAATGGAAGGGTAACATTATAAAAGATTAAAACTTGAATACACAAAATTAAGAGTTGTTAATTGTAGCTTTCATAAAGTACTAGCGAGGGTAGAGCTCCGAAATTGAAGCCATATTTGCTGAGGCTTGGATTGAGTTGCCTTGAGGTCTCTCACTTGGCTCTATATTCCCTCGAGATGGCATATCTGAGTGAATACTACTATGCTTAAAAAATGCAGGTTTTGAGGGTGCTGGAAGAGTGATGGAGTAGGTACATTTTTGAAGCCTTTAAAGTCTAAAACAGATCGAttagtaaaatattaaaaaataattgaatgtacaaatgtattttaaaactcattaattaaactaaataaaataaaataaaattaattacttNNNNNNNNNNNNNNNNNNNNNNNNNNNNNNNNNNNNNNNNNNNNNNNNNNNNNNNNNNNNNNNNNNNNNNNNNNNNNNNNNNNNNNNNNNNNNNNNNNNNctttttatatcatattaacaTCAAAGCATTctaaatttttcactttttatatcacattatttactttttattattattcaaataaaaaaacactataaaataaaattttttcacttttttataccacttttttatttttttataccaaacatttttacttttttacatcaatttacATTAACTATGGTGTCTAAACCgacccatttaccaaacacctaCGTGGTGCACAATTGTTCCCCAAGGTGTACTTTTTGGATGAAAACCCAGCAATCTTCCAGCTTTTTGTCTTTTCCTCACAactagatttaaaaaaaaaaaaaagaaaaagaaaaagaaagacatgTCATCAAATGCTAATATAACGTACTAACTCTAGAATGCCATCTTTCATGCACACTGTTTAGCTTGATAGGCACTTCCAACCTTGTTATTGAGGGGAACTTGGAGGAAGCCAAGTGGTGGTTCGATCACGTGGGGGAGGGCGAGAGTGCTCCTGGTAAAAAGACTTTCGAGATTGTTGTCCGATCCCCTTCGTTTGTGAGAAGGGTGAGTTGGAGCTTGCCTTTGAGCTGTGCCAGGAAATTTTCAATAGGAAGTTCCTTGTTGATGTTTCGTTATTTCAGCTTGTGGTGGCCGGATACACTGGTTAAGGAGTCTAAAATGGAGGAAGCAAAGAAGCTTGTGCAGCTTGGGAAGAGACATAGTTATTGCCGTTATGATCTGAAATTGCCTTCAGGTGAGTAGTGCTATGGGTCATGCGACCCACAGTTCCTGGCCGTGGATCGCAAGACCGTGCGCATGGCTTTGGTCTGCCGTGGGTTGCATGACCCACCCTTGGCCGGGTCTGGCCAGACTTGGCCTGGCCTTGGACATGGGTGGCCAAACCAAACTGTGGATCatcaattgttttgttttaataaatgtggcatttttgtaatttcaaCCTACAATCATTCTTAATGGAAGGGTGATATTGTAAAAGATTAAAACTTGAATACACAAAACTaagaatttataaattttggGGAGTGTGATTGCAAAAACAATAATACATTAGAGCGcaaataaagttttccttttttattgttccatagggtttagggttattGTTATTCCGTAGGgggtactttttatttgtttgattgttATTTGTTGATTTATTGTTATCTGTTGGGTTTATGTTGTTACGTAGGTCAGTGAGTCTTTTATGTTatattgttgtatttttttggtGAGTTTTTATGTTGTTGGAATTTCTAGTTATCTCCTTCGTTACTTTAGTTGTGGCTAGGTGTTTGGTATTTGTATTTGGGTAGGAGTTGTTTACAGCAGCGTATGGGATCGAGCTAGTTATGTTTTATTTCTAAGTCCTCATTACGTTGGACTCTTTTGGTTGTAATTGGTTCTTAAATACCTCATTGCTATGGAATAAAAATCACCAGTCAAGTAATTTATCAAACGTTGTGTACGTAGGAGTTGAGAGTTCTTCTAATTACTCATAAAAAGCCATTCCTTGGAAAATTAACatttaacatttcaaaatatacaTTCTTATTTGTAGCTTTCATAAAGTACTAGCGAGGGTAGAGCTCCGAAATTGAAACCAAATTTGCTGAGGCTTGGATTGAGTTGCCTTGAGGTCTCTCACTTGGCTCTATAATCCCTTGGGATGGCATATCTGAGTGAATACTATGCTTCAAAAATGCAGGTTTTGAGGGTGCTGGAAGAGTTATGGAATAGCTATTGAGCATGAGAACCACTGAAGCCATAGTTGGCCTGTCAGCTACATTTTTTTGAACACATAGTAACCCAATATGAATCCATCTCATAACTTCAGTAGTTGAGCCTGGCCTTACTGTGGGATCCACAATATTTAAAGCATTTCCCTCCTTCCAGCTTGCCCATGCCTGCAATATATAATTTGGATGAGCACATATACTATTGgacaaaaaattcttttagtCTATAAATTTCCTAAGCACTTACATATTCTAGAAGATAACCCACATTCTCCTCATTTCGGAAGCAATTGTTTCTCTGTCCACTCACTATCTCTAACAATAATATTCCGAAACTAAAGACATCAGATTTCGGTGAGAACTGTCCATAGTTCACATACTCTGGAGCCATATATCCACTGCACATTAACATcaataatatcaatttaatttgaatGGTAACAAAACTCTTTTAGTTTCCTCTTACATTTGGAAATGTGTCAAATCTTAGTTAgaattaatgattaatttgaatGCTATTTCTATGGCACAAAGTAATTATAAACTCTTCCCTCTTCCCTCCTGGGATACTTACTAGGTTCCAACAATTCTATTTGTACTCTCATGAGTTTGATCCAACAGAAACAATtttgccatgccaaaatctgaaatttttgggttcatTTCTGCATCTAGAAGAATGTTACTAGCTTTAAGATCACGATGAATAATACGAAGACGggaatcttcatgaagataaagaatCCCCCGAGCAATTCCTCCTATGATCTTGTAGCGCATTTTCCAATCCAAACGTGCACGCTTGACTGGATCTACATCAAAGCAAGTACATGGTTCAagaaatataacaaatataatCTAAGGTGAAAGTAAAAGAGCAAACGTACCGAAAAGGAAGTGATCAAGACTTGTATTTGGCATAAACTCGTATATCAAAAGCCTTTCGTTTCTTTCCAAACAAAAGCCTAAGAGCCTAACTAGATTACGGTGTTGAAGCTTGGCAACTAATAGgacttcatttttaaattctaaatctCCTTGTCCAGAGTTTTtcgataatcttttgatagctATAATTTGTCCATCAGAAAGCCTACCctgtaaatatataaaaacaaagaacataTGTTACTGAATATTAACATGGTTTTTACTGATAAATGGTACCTTTTTGCTTGAGAATACGTTAAATCACCTTGTATACAGCACCAAATCCACCTTGTCCGAGCTTATTTGCTTCAGAAAAGTTATCTGTGGCAACTTTGATAGTGTCAAAGTCGAATTGTAAGGATTCGACGCTTCTAATCTCATCATGTTCAACAGCTTAACACAAGGAATTACAAGTCAACACTTCAAtgaatcaattatatatatatgttcattatGTAATAAGAGTTCTGCGATTTAAATATTACATACAACAGCAATGGGCTTTCCCATACCAATGATTGATATAAAGTTTTTCAAATACCAAATGactaatttaagaaaaaataaataaatgactaATTTAAGAATTGTTTTAATTCCCGTACCAAAATGTTTTTTACTTACTTTCAAGTTTCTCTCTTGGCCTCCTTCGTACTCTGAAATATACGCAGAAGGAGATGATGATTAGTACCACAAAAGCAACCGTCGGCACAACTATAATGATCA
Coding sequences within it:
- the LOC132171473 gene encoding cysteine-rich receptor-like protein kinase 44, giving the protein MVSSRFVFFLSSIFIFTFQAVLAQTCHYDSGKYAANSTYEANLNHLLFSLYPNTEIDYGFYNSSYGQNPDKVYAIALCRGDLNPGICRACLNDARSRFKPVCPNQKEAIQWWSEYECMLRYSNRSIFGVVETDPVLEMPNGINVSDKYQFYDDVRTLLERLQKQAAAGGLLRKFAVGNAMAPNSRTIYGLVQCTPDLSELDCNYCLFWAIQRMPQKSGDKEGGRVITPSCNIRFEIYLFYDSAAASTAPPVSVSPPPPLTNTNTTKGTLMIIIVVPTVAFVVLIIISFCVYFRVRRRPREKLETVEHDEIRSVESLQFDFDTIKVATDNFSEANKLGQGGFGAVYKGRLSDGQIIAIKRLSKNSGQGDLEFKNEVLLVAKLQHRNLVRLLGFCLERNERLLIYEFMPNTSLDHFLFDPVKRARLDWKMRYKIIGGIARGILYLHEDSRLRIIHRDLKASNILLDAEMNPKISDFGMAKLFLLDQTHESTNRIVGTYGYMAPEYVNYGQFSPKSDVFSFGILLLEIVSGQRNNCFRNEENVGYLLEYAWASWKEGNALNIVDPTVRPGSTTEVMRWIHIGLLCVQKNVADRPTMASVVLMLNSYSITLPAPSKPAFLKHSIHSDMPSQGIIEPSERPQGNSIQASANLVSISELYPR
- the LOC132171261 gene encoding small ribosomal subunit protein mS79 (rPPR3b)-like is translated as MSLSRIFRRAFSTSVESDFTPTLKSISRDLYRERSLKQLVQKFKKSSEIKLFRAKTNIYRDTVHRLASAKCFNLIEEILEHQKKYEDISKEGFSARLISLYGRSDMFEHAQKVFDEMHDRKPARTVLSLNALLGAALNSKKFDLVGGLFKELPKKLSIEPDLISYNTVIKAFCEMGSFDLAISMLDEMEKKGVEPDLITFNTLLHGLYGKGQFLHGEKIWDRMKKKNVILDDRSYNAKLLGLALEKKTKEAVELVEEMKSKEVEPSLFSFTAVIKGFVNEGNWEEAKLWYNKIGQSNLAPDRVIFNILIPFFCAKGEVDLAFELCKEILKRKFLVDVSLLQLVVDGLVKESKMEEAKKLVELGKFNKYARYSLKLPSDE
- the LOC132173029 gene encoding small ribosomal subunit protein mS79 (rPPR3b)-like — translated: MMSFSRILYRSFSTFPQPNSTTSIKSIANDLYKERSLECLVQKFKKYSELKRFRTRAGIYEDTVRKLAKAKCFRWIEEILEDQKKYEDISKEGFSIRLMSLYGKAGMFEHAHKVFYEMSDRNCRCTVLSLNALLGACVNSKKFDFVEGLFKALPKKLSIEPDLISYNTVIKAFCLMGSFDSAVLLLEEMEKKGLEPDLFTFNTLLNGLYAKGRVSDGEKIWELMQKKNVVPDIRSYNAKLLGLALDKKTKEAMELVEEMKTRGVKPNAFSFNALIKGYVIEGNLEEAKWWFDHVGEGESAPGKKTFEIVVPFVCEKGELELAFDLCKEIFKRKFLVDVSLLQLVVNTLVKESKMEEAKKLVQLGKRYSYCRYDLKLP